The following coding sequences lie in one Helicobacter sp. MIT 21-1697 genomic window:
- a CDS encoding metal-dependent hydrolase, which produces MLHIWGAREAFICDEHFSIVHNGGIAFEENVDKILAVGEYDTLCSQFPNAKMQFFPQGVLLPALINAHIHFEFGAHFAQFCYGDFGTWLDSLMDSRDEVLHIQNTYFESILTQGINEQINAGVGSVGAVSSYGYDMSALALSPLRVVYFNEAIGSNPSAIDFLYANMLERLNNAKNLSSPTFTPAIALHSPYSLHPIMAQKLIDIAAKDKLPLSTHFLESAHEREWLTQNSGYFKTFFQRFFHIENPQSFYSPQSFLDMLSPLRDTPLSLTHCLHIKEEEAKSIESLQASIITCPRSNRLLNNAFFSRSHLHNKQIPLALGTDGKSSNNNVNLLDELRVSLYAYPQEDILALAKSLLLSATLYGAKALGLNNGTLSEGKNVDFAIFEFSQPLFYPNQSRPNQSPLQFILHAKTPSHLYINAKAVL; this is translated from the coding sequence ATGTTGCATATTTGGGGGGCGAGAGAAGCATTTATCTGTGATGAACATTTTTCTATTGTGCATAATGGTGGGATTGCCTTTGAAGAAAATGTAGATAAAATATTGGCTGTGGGCGAATACGATACATTATGCTCACAATTTCCTAATGCAAAAATGCAGTTTTTTCCTCAAGGTGTTCTTCTTCCCGCACTCATTAATGCTCATATACATTTTGAATTTGGCGCACATTTTGCACAATTTTGTTATGGAGATTTTGGCACTTGGCTTGATAGCCTAATGGATTCACGTGATGAGGTTTTACATATTCAAAATACTTATTTTGAATCTATACTGACACAAGGCATAAACGAGCAAATAAACGCAGGTGTAGGAAGTGTGGGGGCAGTGAGCAGCTATGGCTATGATATGTCTGCACTTGCTCTAAGCCCCTTGCGTGTGGTATATTTTAATGAAGCCATAGGAAGCAATCCAAGTGCTATTGATTTTCTCTATGCCAATATGCTAGAGCGATTAAATAATGCCAAAAACCTTAGCTCTCCTACTTTTACCCCTGCTATTGCATTGCATTCACCCTATTCACTTCACCCGATAATGGCACAAAAACTCATAGACATAGCCGCCAAAGACAAACTACCACTTTCAACACATTTTTTAGAATCCGCACACGAGCGAGAATGGCTTACCCAAAATAGCGGATATTTTAAAACATTTTTTCAAAGATTCTTTCATATTGAGAATCCACAAAGCTTTTACTCGCCTCAAAGTTTTTTAGATATGCTCTCTCCCCTTAGAGATACGCCACTTTCACTTACGCATTGCTTACATATAAAAGAAGAAGAAGCAAAAAGCATAGAATCGTTACAAGCCTCTATCATCACTTGCCCTCGTAGTAATCGCCTTTTAAACAATGCCTTTTTTTCGCGCTCTCATTTACATAATAAACAAATCCCTCTTGCGCTTGGCACAGATGGCAAAAGCTCAAATAATAATGTCAATCTTCTTGATGAATTACGCGTCAGCCTCTATGCGTATCCTCAAGAGGATATACTTGCTCTTGCCAAATCATTACTTTTAAGTGCCACACTCTATGGAGCAAAGGCTTTGGGACTCAATAATGGCACACTAAGTGAGGGTAAAAATGTGGATTTTGCTATTTTTGAATTTAGCCAACCTTTATTTTATCCTAACCAATCTCGCCCTAATCAATCACCTTTGCAGTTTATTCTCCACGCCAAAACGCCCTCTCATCTTTATATCAACGCAAAGGCAGTGCTATGA
- a CDS encoding low molecular weight protein-tyrosine-phosphatase, whose protein sequence is MKSPKPLQSILFVCLGNICRSPLAQGIARHITQQHHLNIELDSAGTSGWHIDEEPCAGSRYIAKKHGFSIDDLRGRRVSVYADDTFDLIIALDKSNYADLLALGFDKAKVKKLGEFGLKGADIPDPYTYKDMEGFERIYQMIYLCVHNLLSIHYPVIESPYNTPSTKE, encoded by the coding sequence ATGAAATCTCCCAAACCTCTCCAAAGCATACTTTTTGTGTGTTTAGGCAATATTTGCCGCTCTCCTTTGGCTCAAGGCATAGCACGACATATCACACAACAACATCATCTCAATATAGAGCTAGATTCTGCAGGGACTAGCGGGTGGCATATTGATGAAGAACCCTGTGCTGGTTCGCGTTATATAGCTAAAAAGCACGGATTTAGCATTGATGATTTACGAGGCAGACGCGTCAGTGTGTATGCTGATGATACATTTGATTTGATTATTGCCCTTGATAAGAGTAATTATGCTGATTTACTCGCACTTGGCTTTGATAAGGCAAAGGTCAAAAAGCTTGGTGAATTTGGATTAAAAGGAGCAGATATTCCTGACCCCTATACTTATAAAGATATGGAGGGTTTTGAACGCATATATCAAATGATATATCTTTGTGTGCATAATCTACTCTCTATACACTATCCTGTGATAGAATCTCCCTATAATACTCCCTCCACAAAAGAATAA
- a CDS encoding arsenate reductase family protein, giving the protein MTITLYGIKTCGSVKKAIILLEKHSIPFTFIDLKTHTPSREQLALWIEQKGIKIVLNTKGTTYKNLKKDGKIADTILDSTLQIQIDTLFAVPMLLKRPIITSDESLIIGYDESAILNLIHIFQQRKL; this is encoded by the coding sequence ATGACAATCACACTCTATGGAATCAAAACTTGCGGAAGTGTCAAAAAAGCAATCATACTCCTTGAAAAACACTCAATCCCCTTTACATTTATAGACTTAAAAACTCACACGCCAAGTAGAGAACAACTCGCCCTATGGATTGAACAAAAAGGCATAAAAATCGTGCTTAATACCAAAGGCACAACCTATAAAAATCTCAAAAAAGATGGAAAAATTGCTGATACGATATTAGATTCTACACTTCAAATACAAATTGATACGCTCTTTGCTGTGCCTATGCTCCTTAAACGTCCCATTATTACAAGTGATGAAAGTCTCATTATTGGCTACGATGAGAGTGCTATCTTAAATCTCATTCATATTTTTCAGCAGAGGAAGCTGTAA
- a CDS encoding NlpC/P60 family N-terminal domain-containing protein, which yields MKSCHIIFAVLFALGLNACADKIIPSAQVKDLQSFPQDALFYLPTDKEIKSKYDDKALLSFKKDYLQKYFSPWQQKPNPKKNEVFWILPSLQNIATDKGKIKSYGENLQEISAQEAKELIDSMNLSTYPNQNQKAIITTTTSVRAVPTNKPLFNKPNGYPFDRWQNSLIFANTPVLITHTSKDKQWVHIQSSFVYGWIESQHLATLTQEQVKEIQDYTHYVSPTIDKIPLVDSHQNFITQARIGQIFPVYGTQLKQSVGIAIYARLPNGKAQREQSFISPEKAKSFPRKLDSQAIASTINAMMGQKYGWGGFLESRDCSAFIRDIFARFGLHLPRNSKAQVYYGKNQIDLSKFNRKEKEAFIIANATPYQSILWLQGHIMLYIGTYQGKAIVAHSAWSVTTGKRYENMLGGVVITSLYAGDEHNGFFAQSDLLIDRIQAMSDLSQLAEKIKGRQ from the coding sequence ATGAAATCCTGCCATATCATATTTGCTGTTCTTTTTGCTTTGGGTTTAAATGCTTGTGCGGATAAAATTATCCCAAGTGCTCAAGTCAAAGATTTGCAAAGCTTTCCCCAAGATGCACTTTTTTATCTCCCCACAGATAAAGAGATAAAATCTAAATACGATGATAAGGCTCTTTTGTCCTTTAAAAAAGATTATTTGCAAAAATATTTTTCCCCTTGGCAGCAAAAGCCAAATCCAAAGAAAAACGAAGTGTTTTGGATTCTTCCCTCACTCCAAAATATCGCCACAGACAAAGGCAAAATAAAAAGCTATGGTGAGAATCTCCAAGAAATAAGTGCGCAAGAAGCAAAAGAACTCATAGATTCTATGAATCTTAGCACTTACCCAAACCAAAATCAAAAAGCCATTATCACCACTACAACTTCAGTGCGTGCAGTGCCTACAAACAAGCCTTTATTTAATAAGCCAAATGGCTATCCATTTGATAGGTGGCAAAATTCCCTTATCTTTGCCAACACACCTGTGCTTATTACACATACAAGCAAAGATAAACAATGGGTGCATATTCAATCTAGCTTTGTTTATGGCTGGATAGAATCTCAACATCTCGCCACACTCACTCAAGAGCAAGTAAAAGAAATACAAGACTACACACATTATGTAAGCCCTACTATTGATAAGATTCCCTTGGTTGATTCTCATCAAAACTTCATCACTCAAGCGCGTATTGGACAGATTTTTCCTGTATATGGCACACAGCTTAAGCAAAGCGTTGGTATTGCAATATATGCGCGCTTACCCAATGGCAAAGCTCAAAGAGAGCAAAGCTTTATCTCACCCGAAAAGGCTAAATCTTTCCCAAGAAAACTAGATTCTCAAGCTATTGCTTCAACAATTAATGCAATGATGGGACAAAAATATGGTTGGGGTGGATTCTTAGAAAGTCGTGATTGTTCAGCCTTTATCCGCGATATTTTTGCGCGATTTGGCTTACATCTCCCGCGAAATTCTAAAGCTCAAGTCTATTATGGTAAAAATCAAATTGATTTAAGCAAATTTAATCGCAAGGAGAAAGAAGCCTTTATTATTGCCAATGCCACACCTTATCAAAGCATTCTTTGGCTACAAGGACATATTATGCTCTATATTGGAACATATCAAGGTAAAGCCATTGTCGCACATAGCGCGTGGAGCGTAACCACAGGCAAAAGATATGAAAATATGCTTGGTGGAGTTGTCATTACTTCCTTGTATGCAGGAGATGAACATAATGGATTTTTTGCACAATCTGATTTACTCATTGATAGAATCCAAGCTATGTCTGACCTTTCACAGCTTGCAGAAAAGATAAAAGGGCGTCAATGA
- a CDS encoding metal ABC transporter solute-binding protein, Zn/Mn family encodes MKIIIALCLCIITIFGKEISPIKVLVSVLPQKEMLEYIGGEYVKVEVLVSVGKSPEMYEPSFTQMRHIQNAQVFFGVGMPFESAWLKRFKNTNPSLIYHSLIDEQSSQTHHAHTHNPHIWLSLQTLQPRILLIADILGKIDTSHSHIFQKNAQELIAKLKNIQKRTATLLASPKAQKSFITYHPTFAYWSAEFGVQELSLEHNGKELKGKELVALITQAKGHNLKAVFIQPQFAKSRVEMFAKELGLRIIELDPLRKDWLLSLQESACQIAFSLSIQEVKPCMQEYFKD; translated from the coding sequence ATGAAAATTATCATAGCCCTATGCTTGTGCATTATCACTATATTTGGCAAGGAAATTTCGCCCATCAAAGTGCTTGTGAGTGTGTTGCCACAAAAAGAAATGCTTGAATATATCGGTGGTGAATATGTCAAAGTAGAAGTGCTTGTAAGTGTGGGCAAATCACCTGAAATGTATGAGCCAAGCTTCACACAAATGAGACATATCCAAAATGCACAAGTCTTTTTTGGCGTTGGAATGCCCTTTGAATCTGCTTGGCTGAAGCGATTTAAAAATACTAATCCCTCGCTTATTTATCATAGCCTTATAGATGAACAATCTTCCCAAACTCATCACGCCCACACACATAATCCTCATATTTGGCTTTCTCTCCAAACCTTGCAGCCTCGCATTTTGCTTATAGCAGATATTTTGGGCAAGATTGATACATCGCATTCACATATTTTTCAAAAAAATGCTCAAGAACTTATAGCAAAACTTAAAAACATACAAAAACGCACTGCCACACTTTTAGCTTCACCTAAAGCTCAAAAAAGTTTTATTACCTATCACCCTACATTTGCCTATTGGAGTGCAGAGTTTGGTGTGCAAGAGCTAAGCTTAGAACATAATGGCAAAGAACTCAAAGGCAAAGAATTAGTTGCGCTTATCACGCAAGCTAAAGGACACAATCTCAAAGCTGTTTTTATTCAACCACAATTTGCAAAATCACGAGTAGAAATGTTTGCTAAAGAGCTAGGTTTGCGCATCATTGAGCTTGATCCTTTACGCAAAGATTGGCTTTTGTCTTTGCAAGAGAGTGCGTGTCAAATTGCATTTTCACTTTCTATACAAGAAGTCAAACCTTGTATGCAAGAATATTTTAAAGACTAA